The DNA segment ACTACAAACCACAACAGCTGCTGGCATATCTCCCAAACCCCGCACACCTCCAAAATCACGATCAAGTTTTTCAACATCTCTCCTAATATCCAAGCGCTCTTTCTTAGTGTAATGATCAAACTCGCCTCTTGCCAAGCCCTCTTCCAATTCTTTTAGCTTAGAAACATTTTTCTTTACTTCAAAAAAATTAGTAAGAAGTCCCCCCACCCAACGACCAGCCATGCAAGGAACTCCAACTTCTTCCGCATATTTAGCAACTAAATCTCGAGATTGCCTTTTAAGACCAACAAAAAGCACAGTACCACCCTCCCTGGAAACTTTATTTAAAAACTCTACTGCCTCCTTCAAACTTTCCAATGTTTCTCGAGGATCCAAAATATGAGTTCCCCGTACTTTCTTTAGAATATATTGTTTGTTTTTTGGATTCCAACGTCGGGGTGAATGACCAAAGTGAACTCCTTCCTCTAGTAATTTTTGTATACTTGGTAACTCCAAGACTGTCTTTTTGCTCATAACTCTGGAAAGTTTAACAT comes from the Patescibacteria group bacterium genome and includes:
- the rpsB gene encoding 30S ribosomal protein S2 produces the protein MSKKTVLELPSIQKLLEEGVHFGHSPRRWNPKNKQYILKKVRGTHILDPRETLESLKEAVEFLNKVSREGGTVLFVGLKRQSRDLVAKYAEEVGVPCMAGRWVGGLLTNFFEVKKNVSKLKELEEGLARGEFDHYTKKERLDIRRDVEKLDRDFGGVRGLGDMPAAVVVCSTRKGGTAVEEAQKLDIPVVGVVDTDADPRIDFPIPANDDSIRSLSLLLPILFEAVKLGREGKEIDVKVGKSRGKEENGKEKKEVSKESESLEGLDLGARATNALKKAGLGVEDLRDMSRDALTNVKGIGKKTAEKIKQAL